Proteins encoded within one genomic window of Phototrophicus methaneseepsis:
- a CDS encoding acetyl-CoA carboxylase biotin carboxylase subunit encodes MLKKCLIANRGEIAVRIIHACRELGIRTVAIYSEVDAPALHVQYADEAHLIGPAAPQQSYLNIEAILTVARSVQCDSVHPGYGFLSENAAFAQAVLDAGLIWIGPPPDAIRQMGVKTQARALMQQAGVPVVPGFQQEGATIDELIAAAEQVGYPLMVKAAGGGGGKGIRIVQDAASLPDAIAGAQNEASKAFGDARVFLERYIEHGRHIEIQVLADQYGQTVHLFERECSTQRRHQKIIEETPSPAVTEPMRQQMGQAAVAAAQAVGYVNAGTVEFIVTPEGDFYFLEMNTRLQVEHPITEMVTGVDLVQLQLRVAAGEALPFTQDDLSQQGHAIECRLYAEDARNGFLPAIGTVARFVVPSGPGVRVDRGIQSGDAITIHYDPMIAKLIVYAQSRDAAIQRMQAALKETVILGTTTNIDFLQVLLAHPAFIGGEVTTRFVDDNLKSLLPPIPDLPDLAAIAAALSETSSVVAQHGVTQDAMSDPYSPWGRPDGFRIGE; translated from the coding sequence ATGCTCAAAAAATGTTTAATTGCTAATCGGGGCGAAATCGCGGTACGTATCATCCATGCCTGCCGCGAACTGGGTATTCGTACTGTGGCTATCTATAGCGAAGTCGATGCCCCTGCGCTCCACGTCCAATACGCCGACGAGGCTCATCTCATTGGCCCGGCAGCACCCCAACAAAGTTACCTTAATATAGAGGCCATCCTCACAGTGGCCCGGTCCGTACAGTGTGATAGTGTGCACCCTGGCTACGGCTTCCTCTCTGAAAATGCGGCATTTGCTCAGGCTGTGCTAGATGCCGGGCTGATCTGGATAGGCCCGCCGCCGGATGCGATCCGGCAGATGGGCGTGAAGACCCAGGCGCGCGCCCTGATGCAGCAGGCTGGCGTACCTGTGGTCCCGGGTTTCCAGCAAGAAGGCGCGACTATTGATGAACTTATCGCCGCAGCGGAGCAGGTTGGTTACCCTCTCATGGTGAAGGCGGCAGGCGGGGGTGGTGGAAAAGGCATCCGCATTGTGCAGGATGCGGCTTCGCTGCCGGATGCCATCGCAGGGGCGCAAAATGAAGCCTCCAAAGCGTTTGGGGATGCACGCGTCTTTTTGGAGCGTTACATTGAGCATGGGCGACATATCGAAATACAGGTCCTGGCCGATCAATACGGCCAGACTGTGCACCTCTTTGAGCGGGAATGCAGCACCCAGCGCCGCCACCAGAAGATCATCGAAGAAACGCCCTCCCCAGCCGTGACGGAACCTATGCGCCAGCAGATGGGGCAGGCCGCTGTCGCGGCAGCGCAGGCTGTCGGTTACGTTAACGCGGGCACCGTAGAATTTATCGTGACGCCAGAAGGTGATTTCTACTTCCTGGAGATGAATACGCGCCTCCAGGTAGAGCACCCTATTACGGAGATGGTCACGGGGGTGGACCTCGTGCAATTACAACTGCGCGTCGCCGCTGGCGAAGCCCTGCCCTTCACGCAGGATGACCTGAGCCAGCAAGGGCATGCCATCGAGTGCCGTCTCTATGCAGAAGATGCGCGCAATGGCTTTTTACCCGCGATTGGCACTGTGGCGCGCTTCGTCGTGCCGAGCGGCCCCGGTGTGCGCGTGGATCGCGGCATTCAGTCCGGTGATGCCATCACCATTCATTATGATCCTATGATCGCCAAGCTCATCGTTTACGCGCAGTCTCGCGATGCGGCTATTCAACGTATGCAAGCCGCCCTGAAAGAGACGGTCATCCTGGGCACCACGACGAACATTGATTTCTTACAAGTGCTGCTTGCACATCCGGCTTTTATAGGGGGCGAAGTGACGACGCGTTTTGTCGATGACAATCTAAAGAGTTTACTGCCACCGATCCCTGATTTGCCCGATTTAGCAGCTATAGCAGCCGCCTTGAGCGAAACGTCATCCGTTGTAGCACAGCATGGCGTTACACAAGATGCCATGAGCGATCCTTATTCACCCTGGGGACGTCCAGACGGCTTCAGAATAGGAGAGTGA